One window of the Choristoneura fumiferana chromosome 18, NRCan_CFum_1, whole genome shotgun sequence genome contains the following:
- the l(2)k05911 gene encoding CLIP and Tryp_SPc domain-containing lethal (2) k05911: MLLRNKLAVICLALIGCICESVSDGSHGFSEKDGAFYTDDAVIINAAVSRLKRDVSNNTRDGKQLLLLRQVQPEGAFGLDCETTLGKKGTCKSFRDCYPLFKVADLSGWDGWVMGHYDTCSYISGDNMEVFGVCCTEPVGTPPQQEPDVQRLGLLPKVVPMQLPPLQYSGFPGRLAAFSPQWQFSQEANLRQIPAGWPPAIPPLPTHPPDHTAPTHPPSLVAGGTTKPPGQTTWATRPPTSTQATTKQSWPPMYPTQPTRPTTQPAADGSCGRKNSRHTYKGIIEDEQRIVGGHTAELNEWPWIVALFNGGRQFCGGSLIDDRHVLSAAHCVAHMTSWDVARLTARIADHNIHTNAETQHMERKIKRVVRHRGFDMRTLYNDIAILTLDQPVPFTRNSRPICLPSGGRAYSGLVATVIGWGSLREGGTQPAELQEVSIPIWTNNDCRLKYGAAAPGGIVEHMLCAGKASMDSCSGDSGGPLMVNEGGRWTQVGVVSWGIGCGKGQYPGVYTRVTAFLPWIQKNAK; the protein is encoded by the exons atgctGCTAAGGAACAAATTAGCGGTCATCTGTCTGGCCCTGATAGGGTGTATCTGCGAGAGTGTCTCTGATGGTTCACACGGATTTTCTGAAAAGGATGGCGCGTTTTACACCGACGATGCGGTTATAATTAATG CCGCAGTAAGCCGACTAAAACGTGACGTCTCAAACAATACTCGCGATGGCAAGCAACTGCTTCTGCTGCGACag GTGCAACCCGAAGGGGCTTTTGGCCTCGACTGCGAAACCACGCTGGGCAAGAAGGGCACCTGCAAGAGCTTCCGCGACTGCTACCCGCTGTTCAAAGTAGCCGACCTCTCCGGCTGGGACGGCTGGGTTATGGGCCACTACGACACGTGCAGCTACATCAGCGGCGACAATATGGAG GTGTTTGGTGTGTGTTGCACAGAGCCGGTGGGCACGCCGCCGCAGCAAGAGCCGGACGTCCAGCGTCTGGGCTTGCTTCCAAAAGTCGTGCCAATGCAATTGCCGCCACTTCAATATTCGGG ATTCCCTGGGCGCTTAGCAGCTTTCTCACCACAATGGCAATTCAGTCAAGAAGCGAATCTGCGCCAGATTCCAGCAGGGTGGCCGCCGGCCATTCCACCCTTGCCCACGCACCCGCCAGACCACACAGCGCCCACTCATCCTCCCTCTCTCG TTGCAGGAGGAACCACCAAACCACCTGGACAAACTACATGGGCCACGAGACCACCGACTTCCACGCAAGCAACAACTAAACAA TCCTGGCCTCCGATGTATCCCACACAACCGACCAGGCCCACGACGCAGCCTGCTGCTGACGGCTCTTGTGGCAGAAAGAACTCACGACAC ACGTACAAAGGCATCATCGAAGATGAGCAACGTATTGTAGGAGGCCACACAGCTGAATTAAACGAATGGCCATGGATAGTGGCTTTGTTCAATGGCGGTCGACAATTTTGTGGTGGCTCGCTGATCGACGACAGACATGTGCTTTCGGCAGCGCATTGTGTAGCCCA TATGACATCATGGGATGTAGCTCGTCTGACGGCGAGGATAGCAGACCACAACATTCACACGAATGCCGAAACTCAGCACATGGAGAGGAAGATCAAACGTGTTGTAAGGCATCGTGGCTTCGACATGCGGACCTTG TACAATGACATCGCCATATTGACTTTGGATCAACCCGTGCCTTTTACGAGGAACAGCCGACCTATTTGTCTCCCGTCAGGGGGTCGCGCCTACTCAGGTCTCGTTGCAACTGTCATTGGATGGGGCAGTTTGAGAGAGG GTGGTACGCAACCCGCAGAATTGCAAGAGGTATCGATCCCAATTTGGACCAATAACGATTGTCGATTGAAGTACGGAGCTGCAGCGCCTGGCGGCATCGTCGAGCACATGCTTTGCGCTGGGAAAGCCAGCATGGACTCTTGCAGT GGCGACAGTGGTGGTCCGTTAATGGTAAATGAAGGTGGTCGCTGGACACAAGTGGGCGTAGTATCCTGGGGAATTGGCTGCGGGAAAGGTCAATACCCTGGCGTCTACACTCGTGTTACCGCCTTCCTTCCTTGGATACAGAAGAACGCCAAGTAG